In Dehalogenimonas etheniformans, one genomic interval encodes:
- a CDS encoding helix-turn-helix transcriptional regulator, with product MKLREARANALMTAQSLADKGEVSVATINKIEQGAWLPSLKTVKKLADVLGIKPGDVEEFQAAINKAAGKGK from the coding sequence ATGAAATTAAGAGAAGCAAGAGCTAATGCCTTAATGACAGCCCAGAGTTTGGCTGATAAGGGGGAGGTATCCGTGGCAACCATCAACAAAATCGAGCAGGGGGCCTGGTTACCATCCCTAAAGACAGTGAAGAAGCTGGCCGACGTCCTGGGGATTAAGCCTGGTGACGTCGAAGAATTCCAGGCCGCGATCAATAAAGCGGCTGGGAAGGGTAAGTAA
- a CDS encoding LuxR C-terminal-related transcriptional regulator, with the protein MALIRFLVNLVVPVAVFIFSAVILWLLLRFALDKIESWTKKHNHPVFSSLYSGIKRSAIVFLLLISAHAGLLAAPWSGGWGYAPPNALLSFAILAVMLTLLNILQSLASFYGQRLNLPGATRAIQVSLVIIVLVLTVLVLLLVWGAETSPLLIFIAGLTVLLLLALRDTGPDYAAALQLAMWKHIGVGESIKLQNGLQGIISKLNWQNIEVLTPEGNLVIIPNSRFIKEVVTRFIDSPEAVKTSVDFLQHQTPVPVNEPDQPEPISVIASILSKRELEIAELVSQGATNKELASKLFISEHTVKVHVKNILQKLELKNRQQIAVLAATQSKKAK; encoded by the coding sequence TTGGCTTTGATTCGATTTTTGGTCAACTTGGTCGTGCCCGTCGCTGTTTTCATCTTTAGCGCCGTGATTCTGTGGCTGCTTTTAAGATTTGCTCTTGATAAAATCGAGTCCTGGACCAAAAAGCACAACCATCCGGTATTCTCCAGTCTCTATTCCGGAATCAAGCGGTCGGCGATTGTCTTTCTACTTTTGATAAGTGCCCACGCCGGTTTGTTAGCCGCTCCCTGGTCGGGAGGATGGGGATATGCACCGCCGAATGCGCTTTTATCGTTTGCGATACTCGCGGTAATGCTTACGTTGCTCAATATTCTTCAGAGCCTGGCGAGTTTTTATGGTCAGCGATTGAACCTTCCCGGCGCCACGAGAGCGATTCAGGTCTCGTTAGTGATCATAGTTTTGGTACTCACAGTCTTGGTGTTGCTCTTGGTATGGGGTGCTGAAACAAGTCCGTTGTTGATCTTTATTGCAGGGCTCACAGTTCTTTTGTTATTGGCTCTCAGGGACACAGGTCCTGATTACGCGGCAGCCTTACAATTGGCGATGTGGAAACACATCGGGGTTGGGGAATCGATTAAGCTTCAAAATGGGTTGCAGGGCATCATTTCTAAATTGAATTGGCAGAATATTGAGGTATTGACCCCTGAAGGCAATTTGGTGATCATTCCCAATAGCCGTTTTATTAAGGAGGTTGTAACAAGGTTTATCGATAGTCCGGAGGCGGTCAAAACTTCTGTTGATTTTCTCCAGCACCAAACCCCTGTGCCTGTTAACGAGCCGGACCAGCCCGAGCCGATCTCAGTTATTGCTTCTATTTTGTCTAAGCGAGAATTAGAGATTGCCGAATTAGTCTCACAAGGGGCAACGAACAAAGAGCTTGCCAGCAAATTGTTCATATCCGAACACACAGTTAAGGTACACGTAAAAAACATCCTTCAAAAACTCGAATTGAAAAACAGGCAGCAAATTGCGGTCTTAGCCGCGACCCAATCAAAAAAGGCCAAATAA
- a CDS encoding DUF302 domain-containing protein — MYAFKREVEGSFEDAVTRVRTELKKEGFGVITEIDVQKTVKEKLGADCEKYIILGACNPPFAYKAIMAERDIGLFMPCNVIIYEENGKVFVASVKPTLAMSMTGNQALEPLAQQVEAKLKKAIDSV; from the coding sequence ATGTACGCATTTAAACGAGAAGTCGAGGGGTCTTTTGAAGATGCAGTGACCAGGGTTAGAACCGAACTTAAAAAAGAAGGTTTCGGGGTTATTACCGAAATCGACGTGCAAAAGACAGTTAAAGAAAAACTAGGCGCTGATTGTGAAAAATATATAATCCTGGGGGCATGCAACCCGCCATTCGCATACAAAGCAATAATGGCGGAGAGGGATATCGGATTGTTCATGCCATGTAACGTCATTATTTATGAAGAAAACGGAAAGGTTTTTGTGGCCTCCGTAAAGCCCACCCTGGCTATGAGCATGACCGGTAATCAGGCTCTGGAACCTCTCGCCCAACAAGTAGAAGCAAAACTGAAGAAGGCGATCGATAGCGTTTAG
- the rsmI gene encoding 16S rRNA (cytidine(1402)-2'-O)-methyltransferase, translated as MPTLFVVATPIGNLEDITLRAMRILKEVSLIAAEDTRHTLKLLNAMGIKTPLTSYYEHNKSTKLDYVLDQLEKGDVALVSDAGTPGIADPGSELIAAAIKRGFRVEAVPGPSAVMTALVVSGLPTAQFKFIAFLPRKVSERRTVIQELSGETATIVFLEAPHRFRTTAEALLEGLGDRRVAICRELTKIHEEVFRGKISDALAHFIEPRGEFVLVVEGKGIVEAKPMPVNEVETQLCKLKRNGVSAKEATTMLADKMGLSRRELYKAWLKLE; from the coding sequence ATGCCGACGCTGTTCGTCGTCGCGACGCCAATCGGTAACCTGGAGGATATAACCCTCCGGGCGATGAGAATTCTCAAAGAGGTTAGTCTCATCGCCGCCGAAGACACCCGCCACACTCTAAAGCTGCTCAACGCCATGGGCATAAAGACGCCCCTGACCAGCTATTATGAGCACAACAAGTCGACCAAATTGGATTACGTCCTTGACCAACTCGAAAAGGGAGATGTTGCGCTGGTTTCGGACGCGGGGACTCCGGGCATCGCCGACCCGGGTAGCGAGCTTATCGCCGCGGCTATCAAACGGGGATTCAGGGTAGAGGCGGTTCCCGGCCCTTCCGCAGTGATGACAGCGCTGGTAGTCTCAGGGCTGCCGACGGCGCAATTCAAGTTCATCGCTTTCCTGCCGAGGAAGGTTTCCGAACGGCGGACAGTGATCCAGGAATTGTCCGGTGAGACGGCTACCATTGTGTTCCTGGAGGCTCCGCACCGGTTTAGAACGACCGCTGAGGCACTTCTGGAGGGGCTAGGCGATCGGAGGGTGGCGATCTGCCGCGAACTCACCAAGATCCATGAGGAAGTATTCAGGGGCAAAATTTCAGATGCACTGGCGCATTTCATTGAACCACGGGGTGAGTTCGTTTTAGTAGTTGAAGGCAAAGGGATAGTCGAAGCGAAACCCATGCCTGTCAACGAAGTCGAAACCCAACTATGCAAGTTGAAACGAAACGGGGTTAGCGCCAAAGAAGCAACAACCATGTTGGCAGACAAAATGGGGCTGTCACGCCGTGAATTGTACAAGGCTTGGCTTAAATTGGAATAA
- the metG gene encoding methionine--tRNA ligase yields the protein MTEPIFIGVAWPYANNLLHLGHVAGAYLPPDIFARYHRTKGDDVLMVSGSDQHGTPVTIRAETEGKSPAEVAAYYHQKFLESWAGLGITFDLYTTTGTPNHRAVVQDIFLKLLEKGYLYKDIVSQPYCPKCKRFLPDRYVEGVCPSCKMPGARGDQCDACGKPMNPADLINACCKLCGTPPEFRETEHFFLRLSAFQEPLLEWVKEQESHWRPNVQRFTRRYLEEGLRDRAITRDITWGIPVPLPGYENKRIYVWFEAVIGYLSASKEWAELKGDPEAWRKFWQEPCKSYYFIGKDNIPFHTIIWPAMLMGYGGLNLPYDVPSNEFLTIEAQKLSKSKNLAIWLEDFLSRYQPDALRYMLSVNMPDTSDTDFSWREFVRRNNDELVATYGNLVNRTLSMLQKHFEGRVPQHGALDERSLGMIARTEETLKTMDELLYACRFKEAIKAAMALASETNRYLDEKAPWKTVKMDKAAAADGLYTALCVISGLRTAFYPFLPFSSERLHRFLGYEGTIQADGWKLRRPVPGADLNTPEALYIKLDESIIEDETARMGLTST from the coding sequence ATGACTGAACCGATCTTCATCGGCGTTGCCTGGCCCTACGCCAACAACCTGCTACACCTGGGTCATGTCGCCGGGGCATACCTGCCGCCTGACATTTTCGCGCGGTATCACCGCACCAAGGGCGACGATGTTTTAATGGTGTCCGGGTCCGACCAGCACGGAACGCCAGTAACTATAAGGGCGGAAACTGAGGGAAAATCACCAGCAGAGGTCGCCGCTTATTACCACCAAAAGTTCCTGGAAAGTTGGGCGGGCCTGGGCATCACTTTTGACCTTTATACTACCACCGGCACGCCGAACCATCGGGCGGTGGTGCAGGATATCTTCCTCAAGCTCCTTGAAAAGGGCTATTTATACAAGGACATCGTTTCCCAACCTTATTGCCCTAAGTGCAAACGTTTCCTGCCCGACCGGTATGTCGAGGGCGTCTGCCCATCCTGCAAGATGCCGGGGGCACGCGGCGATCAGTGCGACGCCTGCGGCAAGCCGATGAATCCGGCCGATCTTATCAACGCCTGCTGCAAGCTGTGCGGCACACCGCCGGAATTTCGCGAGACCGAGCATTTCTTCCTGAGACTGTCCGCCTTTCAGGAACCCTTACTTGAATGGGTCAAGGAGCAGGAGAGCCACTGGCGTCCCAATGTTCAGCGCTTTACGCGGAGGTACCTCGAAGAGGGGTTGCGTGATCGCGCTATCACCAGGGATATCACCTGGGGCATACCAGTGCCCCTGCCGGGCTACGAGAACAAGCGCATTTACGTGTGGTTCGAAGCGGTCATCGGCTACCTTTCCGCCAGCAAGGAATGGGCTGAGCTCAAAGGCGACCCGGAGGCATGGCGAAAATTCTGGCAGGAACCCTGCAAAAGCTACTATTTTATCGGCAAGGATAACATCCCCTTCCACACTATCATCTGGCCGGCTATGCTGATGGGTTACGGCGGCTTGAACCTGCCTTACGATGTGCCTTCCAATGAATTCCTGACTATCGAAGCCCAGAAACTATCCAAGAGCAAAAACCTGGCTATCTGGCTGGAAGATTTCCTTTCGCGATATCAACCGGACGCGCTGCGCTACATGCTCTCGGTGAACATGCCAGATACGTCCGATACCGATTTCTCCTGGCGCGAATTCGTGCGCCGCAATAACGATGAGCTTGTGGCGACTTATGGCAACCTGGTCAACAGGACACTCTCGATGCTGCAGAAGCATTTCGAAGGGCGGGTGCCCCAACACGGAGCCCTCGACGAAAGGTCGCTTGGCATGATCGCCAGGACCGAGGAAACTCTGAAAACCATGGATGAATTGCTTTATGCCTGCCGTTTCAAAGAAGCGATCAAAGCGGCGATGGCACTGGCATCCGAGACCAACCGGTATCTCGACGAAAAAGCCCCGTGGAAAACGGTGAAGATGGATAAGGCCGCCGCCGCCGATGGGCTCTATACAGCGCTCTGCGTCATCTCCGGCCTGCGAACCGCCTTTTACCCATTCTTGCCTTTCAGTTCGGAGAGACTGCATCGCTTCCTCGGATACGAAGGCACCATACAAGCTGACGGCTGGAAATTGCGCCGACCGGTCCCTGGTGCCGACCTGAACACGCCGGAAGCGCTTTATATTAAACTCGACGAATCTATTATCGAAGATGAAACCGCCCGCATGGGGCTTACCTCTACTTAA
- a CDS encoding polyprenyl synthetase family protein: MKPPAWGLPLLKTQVVELDLKTLYAPVKNDLADVEANFKSLADFWKRDFPDLHDMLRHILMGGKILRPALTFMSGRCIDGKTGRILDMATANELMHIATLVHDDAIDRADTRRGRVTVNKLWGTEKAILLGDFLFARAGEFAASTDNLRVTKLFSQTLGIIAIGELRQARDLYSPAQNMEGYLQRIAGKTAALLKMSAESGAILAGGTEDQVQILTGYGYNLGLAFQIVDDILDFIGTEKELGKPVGSDLRQGTVTLPALILMERQPKSNPVAQFLAGKDREKNIGLAIEQIKSGGIIEECYLEAEKYSEKAIELLAGLPESTCREALKALAVYLVRRRN, encoded by the coding sequence ATGAAACCGCCCGCATGGGGCTTACCTCTACTTAAGACGCAGGTGGTTGAGTTGGACCTGAAAACGCTTTATGCCCCGGTCAAAAACGATCTAGCCGACGTCGAAGCCAACTTCAAATCCCTCGCCGATTTCTGGAAAAGGGATTTTCCGGACCTCCATGACATGCTCCGCCATATCCTGATGGGCGGGAAAATCCTGCGTCCAGCCCTGACATTCATGTCCGGCCGGTGTATTGATGGCAAAACCGGGCGCATCCTCGATATGGCCACGGCCAACGAATTGATGCACATCGCAACCCTTGTTCATGACGACGCTATAGACAGGGCCGACACCCGCCGCGGCCGCGTTACGGTAAACAAGTTGTGGGGTACCGAAAAGGCGATACTGCTGGGCGACTTCCTGTTCGCCCGCGCCGGCGAGTTCGCCGCCTCCACCGATAATCTGCGAGTGACCAAGCTATTTTCCCAGACTCTTGGAATCATTGCCATTGGCGAGTTGAGACAAGCCCGTGATCTCTATTCTCCGGCTCAAAACATGGAAGGCTACCTTCAGAGGATCGCCGGCAAAACCGCCGCCCTTTTGAAGATGTCAGCGGAATCCGGGGCTATCCTGGCCGGAGGCACCGAAGATCAAGTCCAAATTCTCACCGGGTACGGCTACAATCTCGGCCTGGCTTTCCAGATCGTCGACGACATCCTGGATTTCATCGGTACCGAGAAGGAACTGGGCAAACCCGTCGGCTCTGATTTGAGGCAAGGGACGGTAACGCTCCCCGCTCTCATACTGATGGAAAGGCAACCGAAGTCCAATCCCGTGGCACAATTCCTCGCAGGGAAAGACCGGGAGAAAAACATTGGCCTTGCCATCGAGCAGATTAAGAGTGGCGGGATCATCGAAGAATGCTACCTCGAGGCCGAGAAGTACTCTGAAAAAGCCATTGAACTGTTAGCGGGATTACCGGAAAGCACCTGCAGGGAAGCCCTCAAGGCACTTGCGGTTTATTTGGTCAGGCGGCGGAATTAG
- the ftsH gene encoding ATP-dependent zinc metalloprotease FtsH, whose amino-acid sequence MKFNWKRTTIAYIIMLIASIVIFAILIPSNQNKPTEISQNTMVSLSQEHLIKSIVIDGDRINITTTGNYPKQGDPSGEFFTYKETLTSIYEIPGFDPAGIDITPKGPSSFDWGSLLSTLIPMLLIGGMIIFLFSQARGANNQAMSFGRSRAKLFNVDKPTTCFDNVAGVDEAKQEVQEIVEFLKSREKFQALGARIPKGVLLIGYPGTGKTLLARAIAGEAGVPFFSISGSEFVEMFVGVGASRVRDLFDQAKRNAPCIIFIDEIDAVGRQRGAGLGGSHDEREQTLNQILVEMDGFEANTTIIVIAATNRPDVLDPALLRPGRFDRRVVLDMPDLHGRLAILNIHAKGKPLAADVNLETLAKQTIGFSGADLSNLMNEAAILAAREDKKAIEMCDLEESIDRVIAGPERKSRKVSPHEREITAYHEAGHALVARMLPNADPVHKITIVARGMAGGYTKQLPAEDRYIATDSQFKAKLAISMGGRIAEEIMFNEMSTGASQDFKEATNLAKKMVTSYGMSEKLGPRTFGSKEEMVFLGKEIHEQRDYGEKTADLIDQEVEALIQNAYNSARTILTDNKARLVHIATQLMAEETLEGDELEKLFTESLPAAAPTAPVEPPIAKNEAPAEKKADPVLKPKEKPMEPGTAAPAIAPA is encoded by the coding sequence ATGAAATTTAACTGGAAACGTACCACAATTGCCTATATCATCATGCTGATCGCCAGCATTGTCATTTTCGCCATCCTCATCCCGAGCAACCAGAACAAGCCCACCGAAATATCTCAGAATACGATGGTGAGCCTTTCTCAAGAACATCTCATAAAAAGCATTGTCATCGATGGCGATCGCATTAACATCACGACCACCGGCAATTACCCCAAACAGGGAGACCCGTCAGGTGAGTTTTTTACTTACAAAGAGACGCTGACTTCGATCTATGAAATTCCCGGATTCGATCCGGCGGGGATCGATATCACCCCCAAAGGCCCTTCAAGTTTCGATTGGGGTTCGCTTTTAAGCACCCTTATCCCGATGCTTCTTATCGGCGGTATGATCATTTTCCTGTTCTCCCAGGCCCGGGGCGCCAACAACCAGGCCATGAGCTTCGGCCGCTCCCGCGCCAAGCTGTTCAACGTCGACAAGCCCACCACCTGCTTCGACAACGTCGCCGGCGTAGACGAGGCTAAGCAAGAAGTCCAGGAAATTGTCGAGTTTTTGAAATCCCGTGAGAAGTTTCAGGCGCTTGGAGCCCGGATTCCGAAGGGCGTACTGCTGATCGGTTACCCGGGAACTGGTAAAACCCTCCTGGCCCGCGCCATCGCCGGCGAGGCTGGGGTGCCCTTCTTCTCCATCTCAGGCTCCGAATTCGTCGAAATGTTCGTCGGCGTCGGCGCTTCCCGCGTTCGCGATCTGTTCGACCAGGCCAAACGCAACGCCCCGTGCATTATCTTCATCGATGAAATCGACGCCGTCGGCCGCCAGCGCGGCGCCGGCCTCGGCGGCTCCCACGATGAACGGGAACAGACACTGAACCAGATTCTCGTTGAAATGGACGGTTTCGAGGCGAACACCACTATCATCGTCATCGCCGCTACCAACCGCCCGGATGTCCTCGACCCTGCCCTCCTCCGTCCCGGTCGTTTCGACCGGCGCGTTGTCCTCGATATGCCGGATCTGCACGGGCGACTGGCAATTCTTAACATCCACGCCAAGGGCAAACCCTTGGCCGCCGACGTTAACCTGGAAACCCTGGCCAAACAGACCATAGGCTTCTCCGGCGCCGACCTATCCAACCTGATGAACGAAGCCGCCATCCTGGCCGCCCGCGAGGACAAGAAAGCCATCGAGATGTGCGACCTTGAGGAGTCCATCGACCGGGTTATCGCCGGGCCGGAGCGCAAGAGCCGCAAGGTTTCGCCTCACGAGCGCGAGATAACCGCCTACCACGAGGCCGGTCACGCCCTGGTAGCCCGCATGCTGCCCAACGCCGACCCCGTTCATAAGATAACTATCGTCGCCAGGGGCATGGCCGGCGGCTACACCAAACAGCTGCCTGCTGAAGACCGCTACATCGCCACTGACTCTCAGTTCAAGGCGAAGCTCGCCATCTCCATGGGTGGCCGCATCGCCGAAGAAATCATGTTCAACGAAATGTCGACCGGCGCTTCCCAGGATTTCAAGGAAGCCACCAACCTGGCTAAAAAGATGGTCACCTCTTACGGCATGAGCGAAAAGCTTGGCCCGCGCACCTTCGGCAGTAAAGAAGAGATGGTCTTCCTGGGCAAAGAGATCCATGAACAGCGCGATTACGGTGAAAAGACTGCTGACCTCATCGACCAGGAAGTCGAGGCTTTGATTCAGAACGCCTACAATTCAGCTAGGACCATCCTGACCGATAACAAAGCCCGCCTGGTTCACATCGCAACGCAGCTTATGGCTGAGGAAACCCTCGAAGGCGATGAGCTGGAAAAACTCTTCACCGAATCTTTGCCAGCAGCCGCTCCGACCGCTCCGGTGGAACCGCCCATAGCCAAGAACGAGGCGCCGGCTGAGAAGAAAGCCGACCCTGTTTTGAAACCTAAGGAGAAGCCGATGGAACCCGGCACGGCTGCGCCAGCGATCGCCCCGGCCTAG
- a CDS encoding TIM barrel protein — protein MLLFGTAGIPASTKTNGDTVAGLKRIAELGLGGMEIEFVRGVYLKDNMVPPVAYVGKKLGLKLSCHAPYYLNLNHADEVRRRQAGGVLHHAAGTAARAGARTIVFHAGYYLKGSPETVYDAIKAEMEVVLGKLLDEGTEITLRPELAGKISQFGNLAEILKLSRELPGVAPAIDFAHLHASTGRYNSYPEFAEVLNRVGEALGRESLDDLHLHVSGIEYAKTGERRHLNLAESDFRYDELLQALADVKAGGLLICESPNIEEDTLLLQRTYLDLSPRT, from the coding sequence ATGCTCTTATTCGGAACTGCCGGTATTCCCGCCTCGACTAAGACCAACGGTGACACCGTCGCCGGCCTCAAGCGCATCGCCGAACTCGGTCTTGGGGGCATGGAGATCGAATTTGTCCGCGGTGTCTACCTCAAAGACAACATGGTGCCCCCGGTTGCTTACGTGGGCAAGAAGCTTGGCCTTAAATTGTCGTGCCATGCTCCTTATTACCTCAATCTCAATCACGCCGACGAGGTCCGGCGTCGGCAGGCTGGCGGCGTCCTCCACCACGCAGCCGGCACCGCGGCCAGGGCTGGGGCGAGAACCATCGTCTTTCACGCCGGGTACTACCTCAAGGGTAGCCCTGAGACCGTCTATGATGCCATCAAGGCCGAGATGGAGGTCGTATTGGGGAAGTTGCTTGATGAAGGGACTGAGATTACCTTGCGTCCGGAACTGGCTGGCAAAATCTCGCAATTCGGGAATCTGGCGGAAATCCTGAAACTATCCAGGGAATTACCGGGCGTGGCTCCTGCGATAGATTTCGCTCATCTTCATGCGTCTACCGGGAGGTACAACAGCTACCCTGAATTTGCTGAGGTGCTCAACAGAGTCGGCGAAGCACTGGGACGGGAGTCGCTTGACGATCTCCACCTCCACGTTTCTGGCATTGAATACGCCAAGACCGGCGAAAGGCGGCACCTCAACCTGGCTGAATCGGATTTCCGCTACGATGAACTGCTCCAGGCCTTGGCGGACGTAAAAGCTGGCGGATTATTGATCTGCGAAAGCCCCAACATCGAGGAAGACACCCTTCTTTTACAGCGGACTTACCTTGATTTGTCGCCAAGAACCTAA
- a CDS encoding dehalogenase, translated as MWLVVALIIGFAAAALIFGMRSKGFSLSWYEWIIGLVGLALVLFAAQNFIEVRDEFNPSAANKFLLFVGLPGLILMVAAWQLAVRRKKAS; from the coding sequence ATGTGGTTAGTGGTTGCATTGATTATCGGCTTTGCCGCAGCAGCTCTCATCTTCGGCATGCGCTCCAAGGGCTTCAGCCTTTCCTGGTATGAGTGGATTATCGGCTTGGTGGGCTTGGCCTTGGTACTTTTCGCTGCCCAGAACTTCATTGAAGTTAGGGATGAGTTCAACCCCAGCGCGGCCAACAAGTTCCTGCTTTTCGTAGGTCTGCCAGGATTGATTCTCATGGTGGCAGCCTGGCAGTTAGCTGTAAGAAGAAAAAAAGCATCCTAA
- a CDS encoding reductive dehalogenase produces MSKFHSTLTRRAFMKALGFGAATVGGASLVAPVYHDIDELTSSSTELRKRAWWVKEVDEPTVDIDWDIMKRHHSFHSTQSGAIIARYLGLAEYTALINQQTEAKKQQILKNEPGLTLRDQALNNASRGVGFTALDTDKFIDKRLAVIQTPSDLGVPRWEGTPEENLKMMEAAMAHFGASNIGAAALEGNHQKLLATHGRQSIAQTYFPYEGKTTWPPTETFVQPMKLVNDSKFSYDAATQVTSIPDHGVYTLSYTVPQSHEAFRTTPNSAIFSAANITRYRLRENIRACTQMFIRGLGYQHMNDEPYGAMPGIAGAVLSGLAENGRHSIMAISPEHGSSVGLFELYSDLPMAHTKPVDAGIWRFCQSCGICADHCPSASIEPKGGREISYEPYASSVNPKHPPLPGWGFNPVGEGEAEYYKLGRKTYWSDGITCAAFRAPLSNGCQLCFGVCVFNSQYGALVHDVVRGTLATTSLFNGFFAQMDTTFGFGLKQGEAKEEWWDMSLPSYGYSTALGAKHGGYK; encoded by the coding sequence ATGTCCAAATTTCATAGCACACTCACACGTCGGGCCTTTATGAAGGCTTTAGGCTTCGGAGCTGCAACGGTCGGAGGCGCCAGCCTGGTCGCCCCGGTGTATCACGACATCGATGAGCTCACGTCATCATCTACTGAATTGCGCAAACGAGCCTGGTGGGTCAAAGAAGTCGATGAACCAACCGTAGATATCGATTGGGATATCATGAAGCGCCATCACAGTTTCCACAGCACTCAGTCTGGCGCCATCATCGCCCGTTATCTTGGCTTAGCAGAATATACAGCCCTTATTAACCAGCAGACCGAGGCTAAGAAGCAACAGATTCTTAAAAACGAGCCGGGTCTGACGCTCAGAGACCAGGCGCTCAACAACGCCTCCCGCGGTGTCGGTTTTACTGCCCTCGATACCGACAAGTTTATCGATAAGCGCTTGGCTGTCATACAAACACCTAGCGACTTGGGCGTGCCTCGCTGGGAAGGTACGCCGGAAGAAAACCTGAAGATGATGGAGGCAGCCATGGCCCATTTTGGCGCTTCCAACATTGGAGCTGCCGCACTGGAAGGCAACCACCAAAAACTTCTTGCCACTCACGGTCGGCAGAGCATCGCCCAGACCTATTTCCCCTATGAAGGTAAGACCACCTGGCCGCCGACCGAAACTTTTGTCCAGCCAATGAAACTGGTCAATGACTCTAAGTTTTCCTATGATGCTGCCACTCAGGTGACATCCATCCCTGACCACGGTGTTTACACCCTGAGCTATACCGTCCCGCAATCGCATGAAGCCTTCCGCACCACACCCAATTCAGCGATCTTCAGCGCCGCCAACATTACCCGCTATCGCTTGCGTGAGAATATCCGCGCCTGCACCCAGATGTTTATCCGCGGCTTGGGCTACCAGCACATGAACGACGAGCCATATGGTGCCATGCCGGGCATTGCCGGCGCCGTCCTATCAGGTCTTGCGGAGAACGGACGCCATTCTATCATGGCCATCAGCCCCGAACATGGCTCATCCGTAGGTCTGTTTGAGTTATACTCCGATTTACCAATGGCCCATACTAAGCCCGTCGACGCCGGCATTTGGCGCTTCTGCCAATCCTGCGGAATCTGCGCGGATCACTGCCCGTCTGCGTCTATCGAACCCAAGGGCGGCCGAGAGATCTCCTATGAACCTTATGCCTCGTCCGTTAACCCCAAGCATCCGCCGTTGCCCGGTTGGGGCTTCAACCCGGTCGGTGAAGGCGAAGCCGAGTACTACAAGCTTGGCCGCAAGACCTACTGGAGCGACGGTATCACTTGTGCCGCGTTCCGCGCCCCATTGTCCAACGGTTGCCAATTGTGCTTTGGCGTGTGTGTCTTCAACTCACAATACGGCGCTTTGGTCCATGATGTGGTCAGGGGCACGCTGGCGACCACCAGCCTGTTCAATGGCTTCTTCGCTCAGATGGACACGACCTTTGGTTTCGGCCTCAAGCAAGGCGAAGCTAAGGAAGAATGGTGGGATATGTCCCTTCCGTCCTACGGCTACTCCACCGCCCTCGGCGCCAAGCACGGCGGATACAAATAG
- the rbr gene encoding rubrerythrin has protein sequence MKSIRGSRTEVNLLTAFAGESQARNRYTYFASAARKEGFEQIANIFIETAENEKEHAKVFFKYLEGGDVQITASYPAGAIGTTLKNLEAAAAGENLEWTKIYADFAQTAKEEGFPEVAQSFEQIAKVERFHESRYSRLISNVVKGEVFKKSGTVKWHCINCGYVHEGPEAPQTCPACKHPQSFYEVLAENW, from the coding sequence ATGAAATCGATCAGAGGCTCACGAACGGAAGTCAATTTATTAACAGCCTTCGCCGGCGAATCACAAGCCAGGAACCGCTACACCTATTTTGCTTCCGCAGCCCGGAAAGAAGGATTCGAACAGATAGCCAATATCTTTATTGAGACGGCTGAAAATGAGAAGGAGCATGCCAAGGTCTTTTTCAAGTACCTGGAGGGCGGTGACGTTCAGATCACGGCCAGTTATCCTGCGGGGGCAATCGGCACGACTCTTAAAAACCTTGAAGCGGCGGCGGCGGGAGAAAACCTGGAATGGACCAAGATTTATGCCGATTTTGCCCAAACGGCCAAAGAAGAAGGATTCCCCGAAGTGGCCCAGTCTTTTGAACAGATTGCCAAGGTGGAACGATTCCATGAATCACGATATAGCCGGCTGATTTCCAATGTTGTCAAAGGCGAAGTCTTCAAGAAAAGCGGCACGGTTAAATGGCACTGCATCAATTGCGGGTACGTCCATGAGGGTCCGGAGGCGCCACAGACCTGCCCTGCTTGCAAGCATCCCCAGTCTTTTTATGAAGTACTTGCCGAAAATTGGTAG